A region of uncultured Desulfobacter sp. DNA encodes the following proteins:
- a CDS encoding IS3 family transposase (programmed frameshift), translating to MRKNYSGKFKAKVAVEVIKEQNTISELASKYEVHRSLLTRWKKEALEGLPNLFSTAQKDRKESHDTQNLIENLYKQIGQLSVENDWLKKKVERSVADRRRLVDKKHPEISITRQCELLQISKGVLYYKPKLVDSYTLTLMDLLDEQHTRTPFYGSRRLTAYLKALGHPVNRKRIQRLMKLMRIEAIYPKPQTTKRNENHKIYPYLLKDVVIDRPDHVWSTDITYIRIGNGFMYLTAVIDWFSRYVLSWRLSNTLENTFCIEVLEEALCLSKPEIFNTDQGSQYTSLKFLSILKEREIRISMDSKGRALDNVFVERLWRTIKYEEVYLKDYRTMREAQSSLKAFINFYNKERLHQALGYKAPASVYRTA from the exons ATGAGAAAGAATTACAGCGGCAAGTTCAAGGCAAAAGTTGCAGTTGAGGTGATTAAGGAACAAAACACGATTTCTGAGCTGGCATCTAAATACGAAGTTCACCGATCATTGCTGACCAGGTGGAAGAAGGAGGCTCTGGAGGGGCTTCCCAATCTCTTCTCAACAGCCCAGAAGGACAGAAAGGAAAGTCACGACACACAAAACCTGATAGAAAATTTATACAAACAGATCGGTCAGCTCAGCGTTGAGAATGACTGGTTAAAAAAAAAGGTTGAGAGA TCAGTAGCTGACAGAAGGCGCCTGGTTGACAAAAAACATCCTGAGATCAGCATTACCAGACAGTGTGAACTGCTGCAAATTTCAAAAGGGGTCCTGTATTACAAGCCGAAGCTTGTAGATTCATATACTCTTACCCTGATGGATCTGTTGGATGAGCAGCACACCAGGACCCCTTTTTACGGGAGTAGGCGGTTGACCGCTTACCTCAAGGCCCTCGGCCATCCGGTTAACCGGAAACGAATTCAGCGGTTGATGAAACTAATGCGGATAGAAGCCATCTATCCTAAACCCCAAACTACAAAAAGGAATGAAAATCATAAGATATACCCATACTTACTGAAAGATGTCGTCATTGACAGGCCGGACCATGTCTGGAGCACAGATATTACCTATATCAGAATCGGGAACGGCTTCATGTACCTGACTGCGGTGATAGATTGGTTCAGTCGCTACGTGCTGTCATGGCGGCTCAGCAACACCCTTGAAAACACGTTTTGTATAGAGGTCTTGGAAGAGGCTCTCTGCCTTTCTAAACCTGAAATTTTCAATACTGATCAAGGCAGTCAGTATACCTCATTGAAATTCTTGTCTATTTTGAAAGAGAGGGAGATTCGAATCAGCATGGATTCAAAAGGGAGAGCGCTGGACAACGTTTTTGTTGAACGATTATGGAGAACCATCAAGTATGAGGAGGTTTATCTGAAGGATTACCGGACAATGAGGGAGGCTCAGAGCTCCTTAAAGGCCTTTATTAACTTCTATAATAAGGAAAGGCTGCATCAAGCCCTGGGGTACAAGGCGCCAGCATCCGTTTATCGAACCGCTTGA